The following nucleotide sequence is from Ananas comosus cultivar F153 unplaced genomic scaffold, ASM154086v1, whole genome shotgun sequence.
GGCGCAATAACGAATCTGCAGAGAATTGAGAGAACTGCAGTATGCAGATTTAATGGATGAGAATTAATAGAGTGACAACAAAGTGCAGTCTAGGCTTAAGAAGGGGTAGTCTTATTTACCTGTCAAAATTTTTACAGTAGAATCTAATGCCAACAAGAGAACCAAAACCCATTGTGAAGGGCGCTTGTGAATGTATTCCATACTTTCTATCAAAGCCACTCCACTGCGAGCAAAGAAGAATCTCGGAGAGAGAATCCCTACGTATATATCCGTCCGAGAGCTCCTGCACAACATGCGGGATGACAAATTATTCACATTGATGAGAATTGAGAAGTCATAGAGCACGTTTTCTGTTACTCAGAATGCGTTTTCTCACAAAGTGAAATCTCCCTCTCTCCATTCAAatctaataaaagaaattaaatcaaataaataaaagatgaatCTAGCCATATACCAAATATTGTTCctctacccctctctctctctctctctctctctctctctctctctctctccctgaaTGTGTCTTCTACATCTGTGTGAATGTGTCTGAATGTCTATGCATGAGGCTATTTGGTGGAGGAACTTGCGTGGTACTCAACTTACCATACAGCTTCTTTTGGACAACCATAAAAGCCGGAAAAATCCTGAAGACCTGCTGCGTAAAACAGAGCAGGAAGACCTGCTGAGTAAATCGGAACAGGAAATCCACGCTTCAGGAGCTGGAAGACGTATTCTGTTGTGGGATGCTCCAGCGAGATCATGTTTCCATTCATCAGCTGCATTCGTTCTGGATCGAACATAACCGGAGTCATCGCTAAGAAGCTACAGAAACGCTCCGTATCCTCCAGCTGAAGCGCTTGAGATGAAAGTATAACATACGCAAATGCATCGGTCTTGCTCAAACAAGGAACAGGGTTATATGTGCTGTTTACTATCATCCTCGTACAGCTCACAAAGGTAGCCCACGTAAAATCGCTTGCATATAATCCCATGCTCTCGATGCTGGTGCGGGAAAGAGACTGCAAGGGAAGACTGCAGCTGCCGTTAGCCAAGTTGGCATCGACAACTGTGAAATTGTTATATAGGTAACCAAAGAAATTTGGGTACCTCTTCGAGATCTCGGTAACGTAGTATGTCCCAGGTTGGTGGATATCCCAGATAGTCTTGTTACCAGCCTCACAGGCAAGCTGAAATCGACGATCCCCGCATTTGGGGGGGTCGCCCTTCGAGCGGAATGGATAACCAATGTCGTGCAGAGGTCCACAAGAGAAAGACGGACATCTCGGGTGCTTCTTTCGTGCAGAAGCTAATCTGCTAATATCGAATAGGAGAAGGCATGTGATCAGTATAGCTCGGGAGGCAGATAGTGGTGTGGTGCTCATGAAAAGAGGATGTGCTGAAGCCTTCTTGATCACCATGGTACCTAGCTGCTTGGCTTAGTTTCTTCGTAATTGAATCATGTAGATAAAAACATATTCATGTCAAAAATGGTTCTTAGCCATCTGTAGAGGTGTGGGAAATCttcttttacttttcaaaattttgataaccACTCAATAAGCTGGTCTCGTCTCCCTGCTTGACTTGTGTAGAGAAGAAACGTTTTTAAGCTGATTGCTATGTGATTGAAGCTCCAAAGACCTggactctttaaaaaaaattaaaatctaatttaacaTGTACGATCAATAAAGTCCAAAAGGCACATTTATAAAGACAATAACTTTGGAAATCCTTTTACTTAGATGTTGAGTTCTTCCGAGGATCAACGCAATATTAAAGGGACTGAATATTATCCACAACTTACTAATTTTGATATGCTTGGATGCCATATAAtacatgtaattataaattaaatcgAAATTTTGCTTTGCTGTGCGTGGTGAGTGAGATCTACTTATGAACCCATAACAGGTAATCATTGTGGGatttattaactaattttaaaatattgtaatatatatatatatatatatatagagtccggcttcGATACTACCTgtagcacggggcctcccgtgctaccaagttgtttttgatgatgcggcttccaaatcgacgatcggctccgttagacttgatctatactattaaaagtatttggaaactaaattttataatttttcgacatcatttgactagtgatcaacagatctcaaaattgacaattttaatggctgatgtggtgtgtttgtgagtttaacagtgtaaaacaattc
It contains:
- the LOC109704852 gene encoding probable LRR receptor-like serine/threonine-protein kinase At1g53420; this encodes MVIKKASAHPLFMSTTPLSASRAILITCLLLFDISRLASARKKHPRCPSFSCGPLHDIGYPFRSKGDPPKCGDRRFQLACEAGNKTIWDIHQPGTYYVTEISKSLPLQSLSRTSIESMGLYASDFTWATFVSCTRMIVNSTYNPVPCLSKTDAFAYVILSSQALQLEDTERFCSFLAMTPVMFDPERMQLMNGNMISLEHPTTEYVFQLLKRGFPVPIYSAGLPALFYAAGLQDFSGFYGCPKEAVWSSRTDIYVGILSPRFFFARSGVALIESMEYIHKRPSQWVLVLLLALDSTVKILTVLSILCRFVIAPLAIFLFLAHKLWREKKSVDAVEKFLRSQRALAPMRYAYTDLIAITGHFREKLGQGGFGFVSKGVLPGGVLVAVKMLLSNSRCNGEEFINEVSTIGRIHHVNVIKLVGFCSEGSKRALVYEYMPNGSLDKHIFSANGVAGRRTFTWDKLNDIALGIARGINYLHQGCDKRILHFDIKPQNVLLDRNFTPKVSDFGLAKLYPKDTSLVSMSTTRGTTGYIAPELISRSFGDICSQV